A stretch of the Orcinus orca chromosome 1, mOrcOrc1.1, whole genome shotgun sequence genome encodes the following:
- the CLEC20A gene encoding LOW QUALITY PROTEIN: putative C-type lectin domain family 20 member A (The sequence of the model RefSeq protein was modified relative to this genomic sequence to represent the inferred CDS: inserted 1 base in 1 codon; substituted 2 bases at 2 genomic stop codons): protein MGEWGIEGAALQLTSESKTFWRVEEELSWSEALECCRQHRTDLADLQSMSDGSNIKTLYSLTSSTAAWISLFFHVRLGGLRWSSGSTFSVPVWSSXAVFEEGLCATLYSIAIFPSLGAASCTAQKPFICYYDPALERHTLLEPALSLTTSPKPAEVQIGNLNFKQCDQERKWLAAVRYCRRHRTDLADLQTVTEETDKEALKSITSXTEAWIGLYFSEASGSLRCSSDVGASVPTWLQVPEFGAGLCAGLRSYWSFSARISAVACFSLKPFICFHGAGPPEFGSCDGRLVISVWWDLSQACRLWRTWGCCVPPHQPCPHTHRWCFLAHPTIGHRESAALPQLSYTPSSEVTMGTTPRPHLAGSEGPPCFALSAMGVQGRARKNRAPRTAVPPTPPRIPSPAARRSGPHGSLLSGVGASAGPAQGPAEAARLPQLVSPEPAELGPRPPPPPAPPPSRALRRQRPKGRRRRALRPTSRSLGRARDAAGGAAGPSPGSTRGALAQPGMAAPPGSATSSRSRSAELLGTEESTSEPSGSGSSAGPQRTTARQDAIAPSQAARPRPLAAGQSLRQLRGSHQSQTTLLLAVFAITPLFSPLVAVTSERSGTDTTDAAIATQAQHLSSSNHPDSKENTLAPKPGXLFGILKADFLIPVLMHPEDMKDQFLSEIQEVLKLTLGHEQFRLKWVDFEVNKK from the exons ATGGGAGAATGGGGGATCGAGGGCGCAG ccctgcagctGACCAGTGAGAGCAAGACCTTCTGGAGGGTGGAAGAGGAGCTGAGCTGGTCTGAGGCCCTGGAGTGCTGCCGGCAGCACCGCACAGACCTGGCCGACCTGCAGAGCATGAGCGACGGGAGCAACATCAAGACCCTCTATTCCCTTACCAGCAGCACCGCGGCCTGGATCAGCCTCTTCTTCCACGTGCGCCTTGGGGGCCTGAGATGGTCCAGCGGCTCCACCTTCAGCGTGCCAGTGTGGAGCT CCGCCGTCTTCGAGGAGGGTCTCTGTGCCACTCTGTATTCAATAGCCATTTTCCCCAGCCTGGGGGCCGCCTCGTGCACTGCTCAGAAGCCCTTCATCTGCTACTACG ATCCTGCCCTGGAGCGCCACACCCTCCTGGAACCGGCTCTCAGCCTGACCACCTCTCCAAAGCCAG CTGAGGTTCAGATTGGCAATCTGAACTTCAAGCAATGTGACCAAGAAAGGAAGTGGCTGGCAGCTGTGAGGTACTGCCGCAGACACCGCACAGACCTGGCTGACCTGCAGACAGTGACTGAGGAGACAGACAAGGAGGCCTTGAAATCCATCACGAGTTAGACTGAGGCCTGGATTGGCCTCTACTTCAGTGAGGCCTCTGGGTCTCTGAGATGCTCCAGTGACGTGGGTGCCAGCGTCCCGACCTGGCTGCAGGTGCCTGAGTTTGGGGCAGGACTATGTGCGGGTCTCCGCAGCTACTGGAGCTTCTCCGCCAGAATTTCTGCAGTGGCCTGCTTTTCCCTGAAACCCTTCATCTGCTTCCATGGTGC GGGCCCTCCTGAGTTTGGCTCCTGTGATGGGAGGCTGGTCATCAGTGTCTGGTGGGATCTCTCACAGGCGTGTCGGCTGTGGCGGACCTGGGGGTGCTGTGTCCCCCCTCATCAGCCCTGCCCTCACACTCACCGGTGGTGTTTTCTTGCACACCCCACCATTGGACACCGGGAGTCAGCAGCCCTCCCTCAGCTCTCCTACACACCCTCCTCAGAAGTGACCATGGGGACAACGCCCAG GCCGCACCTGGCGGGGTCAGAAGGCCCTCCTTGCTTCGCCCTGTCTGCGATGGGTGTGCAGGGCCGGGCGCGGAAAAACCGCGCGCCGCGCACCgcggtcccccccaccccaccccgcatcCCCTCCCCGGCCGCTCGGCGCAGCGGGCCCCACGGAAGCCTTCTCTCTGGCGTAGGGGCCAGCGCCGGCCCCGCGCAGGGTCCGGCTGAGGCGGCGCGGCTCCCGCAGCTAGTCAGCCCGGAGCCCGCCGAGCtcggcccccgcccgcccccgccccccgcgcctCCTCCTTCGCGGGCCCTGAGGCGCCAGAGACCCAAGGGACGGCGGCGCCGAGCCCTCCGACCCACCTCGAGATCCCTGG GGCGGGCCCGGGACGCCGCGGGGGGCGCAGCGGGCCCCTCGCCCGGCTCCACCCGCGGGGCCTTGGCTCAGCCGGGGATGGCGGCGCCCCCCGGGTCTGCCACGTCCAGCCGGTCCCGCAGCGCCGAGCTTCTGGGTACGGAAGAGAGCACCTCGGAGCCTTCCGGCTCAGGGAGCTCGGCTGGGCCTCAGAGAACAACGGCGCGCCAGGACGCGATAGCTCCGAGCCAGGCCGCACGCCCGAGACCGCTGGCAGCCGGCCAGAGCCTGAGACAG CTCAGGGGCAGTCACCAATCTCAGACCACCTTGCTTCTGGCTGTATTTGCAATAActcctttattttcccctcttGTAGCTGTGACCAGTGAAAGGAGTGGCACTGATACGACAGATGCAGCTATTGCCACTCAGGCCCAACATTTGAGCTCATCTAATCACCCAGATTCTAAAGAAAACACTCTAGCACCAAAACCAG GGTAACTCTTTGGAATCCTGAAAGCAGATTTTCTTATCCCAGTTCTGATGCACCCAG